Part of the Oncorhynchus nerka isolate Pitt River linkage group LG14, Oner_Uvic_2.0, whole genome shotgun sequence genome is shown below.
GAGAAACATGGTTCCCATTCAATCCCCATCTATTTGAAACGGTCAATACCATAATTAATATATCTGATTGTGGGTGCCAGTTTGGATAGCTCGATAGCTGACTGGCAGGAAAGTAAAAATAGAAGCATGATTAAAAAGTCGATTTCAAGAAGACATTGAAGCAACGGGAATCAGAAGGGAAGGTTGTTTTCACAGAGTCAACAAAAGTGTATGAATGACCTTTAATGATAATAAAAAAATAGTAATAATACATATTTATAAGTATATAGTATTTCTGTGTTGATAGTAATAGAAAAAACAATCCATTTGAGATCGGAATGCTCGGTCAGTGTTTTTATTGACTCTGAACAGCCCTTTTGACAGAtgaaaaatatacatatattcaACATAGATATACATGTACAGGTtattgccaaaataatggaaagacTTGAGTTAATGAggaatacaaagtatattgaacgcagatgcttccacacaggtgttgtTCCTGAGTTATTGAAACAATTgatatcccatcatgcttagggtcatgtataaaaatgctgggcaggccattactTTGGCTTATTATTTTGTCCCACATGGCTATGCCACCATAGGATGACAAtggccccatccacagggcacgagtggtcactgaatgattTGATGAGCATTAACACTATGTAAAGCCATATGCCATGGCCAACTCAGtcgccagatctcaacccaattgaacacttataagagattctggagcggtgcctgagacagcattttccaccaccatcaacaagaCACAAAAGTATGGAATTTCttatggaagaatggtgtcgcatccacCCAATAGAATTCGAGACCCTTGTAGAATCCACAtgaaggtgcattgaagctgttctttctcgtggtggcccaacgacCAATTAAGACACACTAtgctggtgtttcctttattttggcggCTACCTGTATATTTCAATGGAAGCTGTAGTACTTCAATACTTCAATCTGGCCACAAGAGGGAGCTCAAACACAGCTGGTAGAGAGACACCAACCATTAAATCCCGATTTGAGACTAATAAAAAAACATCATAGGTTTGTCTGTCAGTATATCATGGTTGGCACTGACTCTAAGATGTCCAATGGTTGCTCTAGCTTGCACATACACGTCTTTATATTCCCATGGTcttgttcctcctccttcctctcaacATCTCTTGTTCCACACAGAGCATGTAACAGTCTGCCACTCAGTCCCATGCCATCAAAGCTCCTAAGAAACTATCCAGAATCAAATGTCAGTTCCTTCAGGAAGCGCTTTCCTGAACATTATGTTCTGCTCACCTCCACCACTCATATGAGGTAAAGTTCAGGCATCAAAATGGCTGCCTAGCTGGGTCCTACACACattgtagagtggagggtgaAGATTGCAGTTTTCCCCACATAATGTAAACTGCTGAAACTGTAGCCAGGTTACCCAAGTCAGCCAGGTGAATGGAGGTTCAGCCCAAGGGGTAGGTCAGACAGACACAGGTAAGGGGGCAGGTGTAAAGTCAAAGTCAGTAGCGGCTGTGCTCGTCTGTTGCTGTGACAATGACGTCCATCCAGATCCTCATGGCCTCGGCGCTGGGCGCCACCAGGAAGAAGAGGCGCTCGTACGTCTTCACACAGAACGTAAGGCTGGGCCGCGGAGactgagcgcgagagagagagagagagagagagagagagagagatgaatggtGAGAGAGCAATAATTATTGGGATTTGGTTCAAGCATTAAGTGCATGAATGGATAATCTCTTTATCAGTTGTGGTGATATCATGGGCACATTGTTCCCTCTCTATGGTGATAAAATACTGTATATGAGGACTCACTGAAGTGGCTGTGCGCAGGTGGTCATAGTAGACTTCCTCTATAGCCTGGAAGTAGATCACCCCCTTCAGCTTCCTCTCATCACAGTCTGAAGGTAAACAATAGTCAattagagagagaacgagagaaagaaagagagagacagacacaaatcACATAGGCATTtagtagggctgtggcggtcattacattttgtcagccggttattgtcatgcaaaagactgccagtctcatggtaattgaccggcaattaacataaacacatttagtatCTCCAGGCCTCCACGCATACAACCTGCGTACAAACTTGCTGATACACAccttggaacatctacatttttacAGACTTTTTTAAAAAGTAGAATAAATCAATTGAATattcaccatcacaataaatccattatttattttaggcaggtctaaagaaacattatgatatgaagaaaatgtatttcggAGGAACAGAATATGATTTGGCCTACtgcatgttatctggctatgctcaaTGCCATAGGTCAGGgatactcaactcttaccctacgaggtccggagcctgctgcttttctgttctacctgatcattaattgcacacacctggtgtcccacgtctaaatcagtcccctaatgccaggggcgcaactttcactggggacgtcCACCCCCAGttttggaatgtgatacaaaactagGCAACgttgtgctttaggaccatgcggacgcctccgAGCAGTCGgttaggctgtttggagtgtttatctgaCTGAACTTTTTTTGAATAATTATGTCcctcccacttctaaaaccaaagttgcgcccctgcatGACGCGACTATAGGCTATTCATGATTTGAGAAATAATACAATTCACACTCCAAGGCGATTGATTACTCAAATTTGTTAACTTAGGGGTATAGGCTCGACCAATTATGCACCAAAGACATCTTAAAATAGTTTTATTTTATGTTTTTCTTCCATGAATAATAAGCGGTAAGTACTGTAGGCTTGCGTTTCTGTTacttgcctcaggctgcacagctgttctctcatcaaacTATTCCTGCCCATTAAACTATTCTCAATTTAGtcttgtctttactaatatgtcaaattagttttgatttagaatgccCATTATCAAATtggcaggaacaggggcaggcaaatggAGGCCGAGTGCTTTTCCACCGGTCTGTTTTTCAATGATGACAGGTAGCTACTTCGGTTATATAGTGGAGCATGTGCTTAATAtgagcagctgagaaataaatataagGAAGCTTATTTCACTCCAAGCCTCAAAACCTTTTCCGGAGCATGCTCTAGCTGcgcgacaggtgatattccgccCAAATTGTTTATGCCAtgagctctccaaccctgttactgCAGCTACCCATTGCTTAATTCGGAAAACCACGTGAAATATTTGCGGGAAAATGGATAGTTCACAAAGAAACATATTTcattaaactgttgacagcccGTCTGCCTGCTCGAGAAAGGAAtaaaggagaaaggaggagatggAAATGCATGGTAGTGAGATATTCTGTATAGCTAAAGGTAATGTGCCACCCAATTAATtccctattactaggctattcaaaatcacCCTGCATAATCAATTTACCGACTGCGTCGCCGACTGCATTTACCGACTGCATCGTTCTCTACCAGACTCGTGGATAGACATTTTGGAGCAtagcataaggtaaccagtccatccactATGCATACTAATAAAATTCACACTCCAAGGCGATTGATTACTCAAATTTGTTAACTTAGGGGTATAGGCTCGACCAATTATGCACCAAAGACATCTTAAAATAGTTTTATTTTATGTTTTTCTTCCATGAATAATAAGTGGTAAGTACTGTATATCTGCACAATAAtaattttaattaaaaaaaaaaattgggcttGAGTTCATATGCCTATGTGTATGCAATCCCgttatgccctcagatgaaccataaTTCAAGCAAAGAGTctatacaggattaagattgaatcctactacaccggctctgacgctcatcggatgtggcagggctggaaaacaattacggactacaaagggaaacccagctgcgagctacccagtgacacaggaaacactgaagcatgcatgagagcaccagctgttctggacgactgtgtgataacgctttcggtagccgatgtgagcaagacctttaaacaggtcaatattcacaaagccgcatggccagacggattacctggacatgtactcagagcatgcgtggaccaactggcaagtgtcttcactgacattttcaacctctccctgacagagtctgtaatacctacatgttttaagcagaccaccatagtccctgtgcccaaggaagagaagataacctgcctaaattattaccacaccgtagcactcacgtcggtaaacatgaagtgctttgaaaggctggtcatggctcacatcaacagcatcctcccggataccctagacccactccaattcgcataccgccccaacagatccagagatgacgcaatctcaatcacactccacactgccctttcccacctggacaaaaggaacacctatgtgagaatgctgttcactgactgcagctcagcgttcaacaccatagtgtccacaaagctcatcactaaggaccctgggactaaacacctccctctgcaactggatcctgggcttcctgacgggctgcccccaggtggtaatgttaggcaacaacacgtctgctacACTGATACTCAACACTGGGGACCCTCAGTgttctggcagtgtggtgccagaacaacaacctctccctcaatgtgagcaagacaaattagctgatcgtggactacaggaaaaggtgggccgaacaggcccccattaatgTCGACATGGCTGTGGTGGAGccggtcgagagtttcaagttctttggtgtccacatcaccaatgaactatcatggtccaaacacaccaagacagtcatgaagagggcacaacaacacattttccccctcaagagactgaaaagatttggcatgggtccccagatcctcaaaaagttatacagttgcaccatcgagagcatcctgacctgttgcatcactgcctggtatttcaactgctcggcatctgaccgcaaggcactacagagggtagtgcttttacgacccagtacatcactggggtcaagttcctgccatccaggacctatatactaggcggtgtcagagaaaacccccaaaaattgtcaaagactccagtcacccaagtcatagacctttttctctgctaccgtacggcaagcggtaccggagcgccaagtttaggaccaaaaggctcctgaacagcttcaacccccaagccatacgacttcTGTACAATTAACGAAATGGCCACCGGATTATTAATAtttgttttttacactgctgctactcgctgtttattatctatgcatagtcacttcacccctacctacatttacaaatgacctcgactaacctgtacccccgcacattgactcggtaccggtaccccctgtatatagccttgttattgttattttattgtgttactttttattattttttactttattttatttggtaaatattttattaactctttcttgaactgcattgtttgttaagggcttgtaagtaagcatttcacggtaaggactacacatgttgtattcggcacatgtgacaaataaagttgttTTGATTTTGATGCATAAGCTATAATATGCCTACGGGTGTTTTTAAatatcatcaccttagaaagctgtccattaggctttgaaacaacatctaCAATAACCATGTTTTACAATCAGTTTCAACCtgctgttgaacttctttcttcaaattgatcctcagagtgaggtgagttttaaaagcacgATACTGTTTTGATGAaaagtgtttgatgtgattttcaaatgcatttgcattgatgtcagagtggttagagggacaacagagccctgaataccaggccattaggaaCTGATGATCATTAGCAAGTTGGGTACTATCTaagcatgtccagagtgcataacaAGAGATTACCTTAACTCAACTTCACATGGAAATTTACAGCGGTCATGACTCAagactgccggtgtggcggtaatagggtcaccacaacagccctagcATTTAGGCTTATACATACCAATACCCACCACacccacacagtctctctctctcagccccctcACCTGTGTAGTAGGCTAGCCGCCTGTGGTCCATATCGAAGAggaaccacctcctcctccaggtCTTGACCCGCCCCCCTCGCTTGGTCAAGAAGCCGGCACAGCGGCGAGGGGACATACGCAGGCCCATGCACCCCGCCACCCCGTGACCCAGCGACTCCACGTGGGCCCGCAGGTCAAAGTTCGCAGAGAGGAAAAGAGGTAGGGAACGCTGAGAAAAAGAATGagtataatgtatatagtttCACTATAAATATGCAAAATTAAACAGATCAATGTTACAAGATTAgtgagaaggagacagacagaaagaaagacagatTGAGAGAGCAATAaacagggagaaaggagaggttgGTGAAAGGATGTATAGCACTAtagagaacacagacagacagacagacagacagacagacagacagacagacagacagacagacagacagacagacaatacagAGTTGACAGCCAGACAATACAGAGTTGACagccagacagaaagacagagcagccataggaacagacagagttgacaaccagccagccagagcagacagacagacagtcagacagacaaacGTACCTCAAGGGAGTTGGGGACTGGACTAGTGGTTTTTGGCTGCTCCTCTGGGTCAGGGACTGGCCTGGTCTGGGACTCTACTGGTTCTGCTGCTCCTCGGCCATccagctctctctgcctcttctcctccactatcACCTGCCTCCTTTCCTCCTGGATCAACACACATGCTCTATCTCAATTATCCACTTCCTTGTATCCTATCTCCTCGTGTCCTTATTAATCATATTGCCTCCATTCGAAGAGGTGCCTCCCTTCAAAGACCTTTTTTCAatttgtttttcattttttaGAAAGATGCATACTTTTATTGAAAACAGGGGGGTTAAGATGAAGTACAATATCTAGGCTGAGGCATATACACTCCCctacgtatttatttggacagtgaagctaaaagtTCATTTGGCTCCATACGCCCAGCATTTTGGACTTGAGATGACATTTTTTTTATATGAGGCGTCAGTACAGAAGGGCACCTTTTacttgagggtattttcatacatctgttttaccgtttagaaatgaaagcactttatgcaCATAAAccccatttgaaggtgtcataagtATTTAGACAATTTCACTTAaaaggttagcatgttttgggggCATGATCcgtgtgcatctgtaactttctcattcattaTTATTCTCGATTCATTCGTGATTaaccgtaatcatggtagcatccacatgaatgtaggaGTGTTCAGAaatatattctattcttatttccAATAAAAGTGAcaccaaaatgacacaatacatgatttactattcatttctattgggcacaacataatctgaaacacaaccaaaacaaattgcaaatgcatccaacaagtttgtagagtcgcACGCTTTATGTAATAATtgagtgctaggaatatgggaccaaatactacattTTTGACTAcatttaatacactataagtgaaatTGTCCAAATACTCATGACACCTTCAAAATGGGGGCACTAGACACATTCATTGCAttcatttctaaacggtaaaacagatatgtatgaaaataccctaaaataaaaggtgaaattctATACTGACGCCTCATATAAAAcaagttttagcttcactgtccaaatgaATACATTGGGGAGTGTATTTGCTCAGTGTTGGAGACACAGTAATGATGACATAGTTTGGTTTTGTTCGTTTTCTATGAAGTGTTCTTCCATTTCACAGTCTGTTTTCTTCTGGTGGTCATGTTGATTATCTATGGTAATCAGTCAGTTGTCACAcaacagggttgtgttcattaagcAACAAGCAGAAGAAAAccgactgaaacagggagggactacctgaattAATCGTCCAGTAACGTTTTTAAACGTTTTGTtacagtgtgccctaatgaatatgacccggCATGTCTAAAGCTGTGTGTCTCTGGTGATTAGGGATGTTAGTGGTGGTGACTCACCCTCTCTTTgagaagcctctctctctctgccttggcCTCCTTCAGTCTCCTCTCAATCTCAACCAGGTTTAACAGTCCCAGACTCGGGCTGGAGGGAGAAGGAAAAATACATACATGTCAGCAGAGTTATTGGTATTATTGTCGTCAAGGACGCAGACACAGATGTACAAACATACAGACCAGTGCACACACGCCCACACAGAGTGAGAGCAGCGTTTAtatttcactcacacacacctagCAAACTCACCTGGCCAGTCTATCACACTCCACATCACATCAACTACATCTCCACTCTGACCCAATCACCCAATAAATCTTCCACAGACAACTCATCAcattccctctcctcctgacagacAATCAGATACCTCCTCTTATTCACTCACAATAGAATCACACTAACGTGTTTCTTTAAACTTTGTGTGACTTTAGACATTTTTTCCCTCCACTGACCTGGCAGCACGGGAGCTACTAGCACTGTTACAGGGGGTGAGGAGACCACTGCCATTGCTGGGCCCAGGTCTGTGCCCGTTGCTGTGCCCATTGCTGTGccggtgggaggggaggggggaagtGAAGCGTTCTGGGCTCGGACTGTCAGGTACCATTCTCACCAGCCCtgtgaaagagatagagagagagagacacacagagagagagagagacagagagacacacagagagagagagacacagagagagagagagagagagacacagagagagagagagagagagagagagagagagagagagagagagaaagagaaagaggaagggacaCAAAAACAGCACACATAGCACTTATTATATTATATAAGAGACATGGTAAGGAGAGCacgagaaagggggagagaatggagagagcagaagagaaaaAATAGGGGGCCGGAGAATTGGATGACAGTGcagacatacaaacacacacacagtgggttagagagagagtaaaaaaaATGAGATTTAGGCAACAGTGGAGCAAACAAACTGAACAGAATTTCTAAACTAAAGAACAGCCATAGACTAGTAGCCCCACTGGCTCATCCAGTTCATACAGCTATATCCTGCTCACGGCATGGTAATAACACACAGCTACATCTGCTACTGACACGTCTTAGCAGACActgaaaaggcagagagagagagagagatgaagaaagagagagagagaagcagagagagagagagacgcagagaaagagatggagaaagagagataagcagagagagagagagacgcagagaaagagatggagaaagagagaagcagagagagagacagggagagagagagagatatggggtgGAACTAAACAAAtacacagacaaagacagaggatcaaagagaaagagaaagcaaaAATGTAAAAATGCTCTGAGGTAGAGCAAATGAAAAAAATGAATTCATAATTAAACACCAATCATAGGTCACCTTGCACCGAGACCGGCCTATCGGCGAGCTTATTGTTGCGGTGCGAGCTCCGTCTCCGGGGTAAACTGGCGGATTCTTTGGCTTGTTCCTGAAGTTAGGGAATAACACTGTGAGTTTGTGTTTCAGTACATTACTGGGAGAAAAACAACAAGTGAGTCAAATCAGTGTttatgtacagtggcaagaaaaagtatgtgaaccctttggaattacctggatttctgcataaatttgtcATAAAATTTTATCTGATCTTCATCATAGTCagaacaatagacaaacacagtcttctTAAactttttcttgtctatattgaatacacaATTTAAACATTGACactgtaggttggaaaaagtatgtgaacccctaggctaattacttttccaaaagctaattggagtcaggagtcagctaacctggagtccaatcaatgagacgagattgaaTATGTtggctagagctgccctgccctataaaaaaaacTTACTCACAAAATGTtggtttgctattcacaagaagcattgcctgatgtgaaccatgcctaaaaaaaagagatctcagaaaacCTAATATTAAAAATGGTTGTACTTGCATAAAGCTgcaaagggttacaaaagtatctctaaaagccttgatgttcatcagtccacgataagacaaattgtctacaaatggagaaagttcagcactgttgctactctccctaggagtggctgtcCTGCAAAGATTACTGCAGCAGCACAGATCAGAAtgttcaatgaggttaagaagaatcctagagtgtcacctaaagatttacagaaaactctggaacatgctaacatctctgttgacgagtctacgacacgtaaaacactaaacaaaaatggtgttcatgggaggacaccatggaagaagccactgctgtccaaacaaaacattgctgcacgtctgaagttcgcaaaagagcacctggatgttccacagtgcttctggaaaaatattctgtggacagattaaactaaaagtgagttgtttggaaggaacatgtgtggagagaaaaaggcacaacatcaaaacctcatcccaactgtaaagtatggtggagagagcatcatggtttggggctgctttgctgcctcaaggcctggacagcttgctatcatcgacggaaaaatgaattcccaag
Proteins encoded:
- the LOC115141174 gene encoding pleckstrin homology-like domain family B member 3 isoform X2 is translated as MHLHNIDTPRSRWEQGLRPPWVTRLAGGQSPASSGVESDTESSSTESERSPAKRLEARSPRILLLPSMLQQRITEIDQQREELKIELQLEIALLEGELHEERNELRRHTLDLQTLQEEGRHKETHRQTDRQKERASLEVERVRVEELRSRLEEKETLIPSQPEGQREHLLVQLQQEKEMVDAACRVFEDWEFRVLESEAGIEEEESEGKIEGKERGNDEEKEKEISCQKHAVNSAQERVQQLEKQLKEMEREKEREMNALRKERKELLHPTQRVLKEKKPLADWSNIPSSVPCTMSLSPLTIHKSPQEQAKESASLPRRRSSHRNNKLADRPVSVQGLVRMVPDSPSPERFTSPLPSHRHSNGHSNGHRPGPSNGSGLLTPCNSASSSRAASPSLGLLNLVEIERRLKEAKAERERLLKEREERRQVIVEEKRQRELDGRGAAEPVESQTRPVPDPEEQPKTTSPVPNSLERSLPLFLSANFDLRAHVESLGHGVAGCMGLRMSPRRCAGFLTKRGGRVKTWRRRWFLFDMDHRRLAYYTDCDERKLKGVIYFQAIEEVYYDHLRTATSSPRPSLTFCVKTYERLFFLVAPSAEAMRIWMDVIVTATDEHSRY